The genome window TGTTTTTGAGCAAAAGTTACTGTATTTACCAAGAAAACGCCATATTTAGTTTTATCTAAACTGTCTTTTTTCTCTTGTTTTGTCGAAAAAATTAATTGTTTACCATTTTCGCTAAACTCATAATTCATTACATTTTTGAAAGATTTTTTCTGACCAGAAATCAAATTTCTCAACACCAATTCTAACGGCGTATCTTTCTTATCTTTTCCAGCTGGTTTTGCAACTTTATCTTTCGTTTTTGTAGAATCTGACTTGTCTTTTTTATCATTCTTCGCTTCTTCTTTTTCTAATAAATAAGCTAAAAGAGAACCTCCTTTTTTCGGTGTTTTGAATGATTTTATATTCGGTAATTTCTCAACTTGATTTGTTGCTAGATTTAATATTCCAATTGAATCTTTAGCAATTTCGTGTTCTTTCTTTTTCTTAATTCGAACCAATTTCAAATCTTTATAAAAAGGTCGAATTTTAAAAACGGCAAATTTAGAATCTGATGTAAAAACACTTTGTTCACCACGATGAAAACTAAGATTTTTATCCGTTTTCAAACCAAAAAAGTTCAATGTATTATCACTTTCTTGTGCATTAACTTGATAAGCAACCCACGAACCATTGTTCGATAATTCTTTCATTCCGATTGATTGCCATTCATCAAAAACAGTCAAATCTAATGGTTTCTTTTGCGCATCAACATTTGTTGCCAATAAAGCGATTGCCGCAGCATACATTGCTTTTTTTGTCATCAGTTGAGTCGCATAATTTTTAAATATTTTAGTAGATAATTTCGATTTCATTCTAACTAATTTTATGCGTTAATTTTTAAAGAAGTGTGAAAATACTAAAGTTTTTAGAAACTATGAGGATATTTTAGTTTAATAATACTTTCAGTTGTATTTTTGTTAAAATTCTTTTTATGAAAAAATATCTATTAAGTATTGGATTTGGAATTTCGATGATTGCATCAGCACAAAATATTCAGATTGTTCCACTTGGTGTTTATGGTGGTAGCAACGAAAGCAATCTTTCTTCTTATTTGATTGGTGAAGAAACGACAAATAGCTATTTAGCATTGGATGCTGGGACAATTCTTTCTGGAATCAATAAAGCAATAGAGAAAGGTACTTTTGAAGAACAAAATAGTAAAATTCTTAAAAACTATATCAAAGGATATTTTATTTCGCATGGACATTTGGATCATCTTTCAGGCATGATTATTAATTCTCCAGAAGATGCAAACAAGCCTATTTATGGTATTTCTGAAACAATTTCAGTTTTAAAAAATAAATATTTTACCAATGATGCTTGGGCAAATTTTGCCAATGAAGGCGAATCGCCAATTTTGAATAAATATTACTACAAATACGCTGAAATTGGAACACCTTTCACAATAGAAGGAACTAATTTTACTGGAACTATTTACGAATTGAGTCATGTAAATCCTTTGAAAAGTTCGGCAATATTAGTAGAAAATGGCTCAAATGCAGTCTTATATTTTGGTGATACAGGAGCTGATCGTATCGAAAAAACTAAAAATTTAGCAACTATTTGGAAAGCAATTGCACCTAAAATCAAATCAGGTAAACTGAAAACAATGATGTTGGAAGTTTCTTTTCCGAATTCTCAACCCGAAAAATTATTATTTGGACATTTAACGCCAAAATTGATGAACGAAGAATTAGGAGAATTAGCGAAAGAAGTTGGAAAAAGTAAGTTAAAAGGTTTTACAATCATCGTTACTCATATCAAACCAAAAGATGATTATGAGCAAAAAATTAAAGACGAATTATTAAAAGATAATCCATATAACATCAATTATATTTTCCCTCAACAAGGTGAAAGAATAATTCTAAAATAAATAATAATTACGAATTTATCATTTAAAGACAAGATAATTTTTAACCATTTTATTTTAGTCGGTCAATTTTTATTATTTTGATAAATTAGCGCTATTGATTCTTCATTAATTCGTGTGGCTATTCTACATTTGAATAAACCATAAGAAAAAATGACCGCGCAAATAGGAGAAATTTTATTAATCGACAACCAACAATATATTATAGCCGAACAACCATTACATCATTATTTTAGAAAATTAAATCTTCCACCTTATTTTACTCCGCCTTCGCCAACATGCTGGAGAGGATATTATGGGAAATGGGAATTGAGAAATGACGAATTGTTTTTAATTAATTTCAGAGGATATTTGGATGGTTTGGATGAAGTTGAATTGAATTATTTATTTCCAAAAAGAGAAGAAGTTTTTGCGAGCTGGTATTCTGGAATTATTAAAATTCCTCAAGGAAAATTATTACAATTTAATCAATTGACACATACATCAATTTATGAAGAAGATTTGATGTTGTGTTTTGAAAATGGAAAACTAATCGATTATATCGTTCATAGCAATTGCACAAATTCTGAACGAGAAGTTGAGATCTAATCAATCGAACGCTTCAAAGCTTGTCGGTGAATTCGTCTTGTTATTTGACCTTATTATTCTTTCGAATTCACCGATTTTTATAAAATAAAAAAAACCAACTTTTCAGTTGGTTTTTCTTTTATAATCAAATCAAAAATTAACAATTTTCGATTACGCTTTTTACCACGCGAATTACATTTGGCATTGCTGTGTTTGCTGCATTTAATACATCTTCGTGCGAAACATCAAATGAAATTTCTGGCCCTCCTAAATCTGTAATAATAGATAAACAGAAAACGCGCATATCCATGTGACGAGCAACAATAACCTCAGGAACTGTACTCATACCAACACAATCTCCACCAATAAAACGAACCAATCCGTATTCTGATGGCGTTTCGAAAGTTGGCCCTTGTAATCCTACATAAACTCCTTGATGAACCAAAATATCATTTGCTTTTGCAAATTCTGCCGCTTCATTCAACATTTCTCTGTCATATGCTTTTGACATATCCACAAAACGAGGTCCTAATTCATCAATATTTTTTCCACGTAAAGGATGTTCTGGCATCATATTGATATGATCTTTTACCAAACAAATATCCCCTACACTAAAACTTGGGTTAACACCTCCAGAAGCATTCGATAAAACAACTTTCTTAATTCCTAATCCATTGAAAACACGCATTGGGAACGTTACTTCTTCCATCGAATATCCTTCGTAATAATGAAAACGACCAGCCATCATCAAAACTTTTTTACCTAAAATAGTTCCGTATACTAAATGACCTTTGTGCCCTTCTACTGTTACTTGAGGAAAGTTTGGTATATCTTTGTAGCTAATAACAACTTTATTTTCTACTTCGTCTTCTAATTTTCCTAATCCAGACCCTAACACAATTACAAATTCTGGTTGATCTGGCAATAAATTATTGATGTACTTTACAGCCTCATTAATTCTGTCCAACATACTCTAAAATAGTTTGATTAAATTTTTCTTTATCGTTAATATCGATACTAATTGGGATGTAGTATAAATCGTCTTTTATCATGGATTCTTCCATCAAACGCATATAATCTTTCTCTGTTGTCATGATAATTTTATCAAAACGCTTTCTACCTTCCGTATCTTCGTATCGTTTGTAAATATACTCAATTTCTGATTGACTAAAATTATGATGATCTGGATATTCTAAATGCAAGACATTTGCAAAGTTTTCTTCCGCAAATTTTACCAAACCATCTGTTTTAGCAATTCCTGTAACCAAAATAACATTCAGATTTTTCCAAGTTGATTTATCAACATTATCCAATTTTCCAATCAATTTGTTGTCATAAACAATTTTTGAGAAAAATAATTGCTGATGAGATCTTAACTTAATCTTTTTCGAAATTTCTTTGTGCTTTTCCTCCGATATTCTGTCTGGACATTTCGTTACAATAACAATATCTGCACGACGAACTCCACTTCTACTCTCTCTCAAATCACCAGCTGGTAATAAAAAATCTTTATAATATGGATTATTGTAATCAGTCAACAAAATATTGAAACCAGCTTTTATTCCACGATGTTGATAGGCATCATCTAACAAAATTGCTTCTGCATTGTAATGATCAATTAATTTTTGTGCTCCAAAAGCTCTGTCTTCGCAAACTGCAATCAAAATTCTATTCTTGAAACGTTGAAAAAACTGCATTGGTTCGTCTCCAATATCATAAACTTTGGATGAATAATTTGCAATCAAAAAACCTTTTGTTTTTCGTCCATATCCTCTACTCAATGTTGCAATTAATTTTTCGTCTTTCAACAAATCGATTAAATACATGATATGAGGAGACTTTCCCGTTCCGCCAACAGATAGGTTTCCAACATTAATAATTGGAATTTTGAATGATGATGAACGCATCATTCCTATATTGTAAAACAGATTTCGAACCGAAGTCCCAATCCAATATAAACCAGAAAATGGAAGTAAAAATCTACGCCAATTCATTTTTATTTTTAATATTAAGCGAAAATACTATTTTCAATTTTAATTCTAAAGAAAGAAACACTTCATTTCTTTATTCAGCGAAAAAAAACCTATTCTATCGGAACAGGTTTTTAATTATTTATTAATCGTATAATTTATTCAATTCGTTGGCGTAACTCGTTTTATCCTCTATCTTCCAACCATAGGTTTTGGCAAGGAAATACAAATCTCCAAGATTTTGAATTAATTGTTGATGTGCTTCTTGTTTTAGTTTGGTTTGATCAACGGTTTTTTCTACATGCTCTACAGCACGTTTTTTAATTCCGTTCAAATCATCTTTACTAAATTTATTGAAAACACTTTGATCCATGTCATAAAAACTAACATCTGGATACACTTGGATTTCAACTGGAGGAATAGATTTGATGATAATTTTTTTATTCACCGAATCCAATTCAATATCCATTTTTTTCAAATCATACGTTGCTTGTGCTTTGGCTTTCACCAAAAGTGTCACCTTTTTATCCGCAGAAAAAATATCAGTTAAACCTGGCAACGATTTTTTTGACGTGTGATTGTATAAATCTGAATAGGTTTGTTCTGCAACAATCATTTTATTCATTCGTTCGATTTGATACGCAATCACATGAGATTGTTCGGTATAACTTTCAGATTTGAATTTATCCATGATGAAATACGTTATCATCACACCAAAAATGAAGGCTACAACGACAAGAATTATTTTCTTTAAATTATTCATTTGCATAATTTGGAGTCAATGGCGTACCATTCACAATCTGTGCCAAATCTTCTTCTAAATAGCCCGAAACTGGAGATTCTACAATTCTACCAACTTCTTCTTTTTTATTATTATATACGATAATTGTCGGAACGTGAGTAATGTTTTTATTAATTTCTTCTCCGTTAAAACTTTTCTTTTGATAGTTTACACCAATCACTTTCAAACGATTTTGAGGAAATTTAATGTCATCTAAAATCTTATATAAACGCGGCAATTCACGACGAGAATCTGAACACCAAGTTCCCATAAAAACTTCCAAACGATAATTACGTAAATCTTTTAAACTTTTCAATTTACTTTTTTCAACTTCGTAAGTGTCATATTCATGATGATACCAATCTTTAAAATCATCTTCTTCCAAAGCTTTTCTATTGAATTCTCCCGTCAACATTTTCTTCCCATTTTCAGCTGTAATCGTACGATTCAACACTTTATTTTGAGCAAACGATTGTGTAGAAAATCCCAACATCGCAACAAGTGCAATTGCCAATATTTTTTTCATTGTATTTTTAGTTTATAGGTTAAATGTATAAATAATTATGAAATGATTTGACCATTTTCAACTTTAATTGAACCAATCTCGAAAGTAGCCAATTGATTCAATAAAGGATAATTTTTGGTAGTTCCTTTATAAACTTGTTTTTCAGCATCAATTTCGAGATGACCAATAAATTTTCGCAAATCACCAATTTCAATAATTTTCGCAATTTGCTCTACCGAATTATTTTCTTCGTTGTATTCTTCTTCAAAATAAATTCCTAAATCAACAACAGAAGAATTTTCACCATTTTGGATTTGAACATTATGAATCACAACATCCAAATATTTTTGTCCATTTTGAGGAATCGATAAATACTCATCAAACGGAAAATTTTCTTGCGTAGCTAAAGCATTCAGTCCAGCCAAAATAGCCAATGCATTGTATTTTCTTGTTGTATCACGTTGATAATCATTCGGAAAATGTCCCGCTTCAAATAATACACAAGGATAACCCATTTTTGTGAAATTATCTCCGGTTGACATCGGATAAAACTCTGATGTATAACGACCTACATGACCAGAAATTACTTTTTGTAATTCAGTATTCATTGCTTGAATAATTCCCATCGTTTTTTCGCGAACTTCGTTTACATCTTCCTCAACATTATAAGAAGGCGCCAAAAAAGAAAGCGTTGCAGGTTTTGCTGATTGCCCAACATTGAAAATCGTACGTTGATCGTGTAAATTGAATAAGGTTTGATAATTTCCTTTCTCTACTTGATTCAACAAAACGTGAATTTCTGTTGATTCTTTTGCTAAAAAATCACGGTTAATATCAATTCCAACCGCATTTCTACGTGTATTAACATTTGCACCATCAGGATTTAGCATCGGAATAAAATCAATCGTCAATTGAGATAAAATGGTTTGAGATAATTCAGATTTTTGTTCAAAAAAATTAATCACATCAAACATTGCACGCGTACCAGATGATTCGTTTCCGTGCATTTGAGACCAAATCAATAAACGTTTTTCTCCAGTTCCGAAACTTAATTTATAAATTTCGTTTCCTAAAAAAGATGTTCCAATTTGTTCTTTTTGAATTGATTTTAATGAAAAATAGTGATTTAAAGCTTCAAAATTTAACCATTTCGAATCAAAACCTTCTTGTCTGAAAGTTGAATATTCTTTCTCTAATTGATGAATATCAAACATATTTTTTAAGTTATACGTTTATAAGTTTTATGTTATAAATACTGATTATCAAATAAATAAAACCGTCAATTCGAGTGAAATTCGTTTAGAATTTTGTATCGAGAATAAAGTTTTAGAAGATAAAATTCATCTTAATTCTCGATACAATTTTTAGAAATAATCTTTCTAAAAATCACTCGAATTGACAAATTTTAATTCAAAATATATAACATTATTATTTATATTTTACTGAATTGATTTCTTGAAAGTTTTACGACGTTTGTGGTTTACAGGATCATAAGCTTTCCACAAAACTTGAATACTTTCGTTGTCCGCTAGTTCAGGATTTGTTTCCAAAAATTTGATCCCGTTGTTTCTAAACGTATCAAACATTGCATTAAAAATCAATGCTGTAACACCTTTTCCTTGAAATTTTGGATCAATTCCGATCAAATAAAATTGAGCAGAATCATTATTTTTACTTGCTCTCATCAAATGCCACCAACCAAAAGGAAAAATTTTACCTTTCGCTTTTTGCATCGCTTTCGAGTAAGAAGGCATCGTAATAGCAAACGAAACCATTTTTCCGTCTTCATCAACAATACAGTTTACAAAATCTGGATTAATAAACGGAATATATTTCTTTTTGTAATATTCAATTTGATAATCCGCAATTGGTACATAAGTATCCAATTCGCTGTAAGTTTTATCTAACAAATCGAACATCTCGTCAACATACGGAATAATCTCTGAAGTTTTTGTAAACTTCAATTCTCGTAATTTGTAACGTTCTCGAATAATTTTATTGAATTTGATAACTTTTTCTGGTAATTCTGTTGGTGCAGACAATTCATATTCTACCCATTCGTTTGCAGTTTCAAAACCTAACGATTCTAAGTGTTGCGCATAGTACGGAAAATTATATAAACCAACCATTGTAGCCAATTTATCAAATCCGAAAGTTAGTAAACCTGCCTTTTCCAAATTCGAAAAACCAACTGGGCCTTCTATATATTCTAATTGATTTTCTTTACCTATTTCCGCAACTTTTGCCAAAAGTGCTTTTGTGACGTCGATATCATCAATCATATCAAACCAACCGAAACGCATTTTACGTTTTTGTTGATTATTGACTTCTTGCCAATTGATAATTGCCGCAACACGCCCCACAATCTTACCTTCTTTTTCGGCAAGAAAATAACGCGCTTCTGCATCTTTGAAAACGGGGTTTTTAGAAACATCTAATGTTTCCTTCTCCTCATTAATAAAGGGCGGAACGTAATATTGATTATCCTTATACAAATTCATCGGAAACTTAATAAATGCTTCCAAATCATGTTTTGATTGTACTTCTTTTATGCGAATACTCATAGCTGGCAAAGGTAATAAGTTTTGTAATTTCAATTCAAAAATTTTTGAGCAAAATGTCAGCTTTTGTTTATTTTTTATATGATTTAATACAGAACTCTGCCAAAAAACCAACTTTTCTGCTATTTTTGTCTCTATTCACTTATTGGAATACTTTTTGAATTTTGAATGAATATTAAAATTGATTAAAAAATAAAATAGAAATAGATGACAGGTTATTACATTATTATTGGACTGTTTATGTTGATTAGTTGGTTTGTTAGCAACCGACTTCAAAGTAAATTTAAGTATTATTCGAAAGTACATTTGGCAAATGGAATGTCTGGAAAAGAGATAGCTGAGAAAATGCTTTCTGACAATAACATTCACGATGTACGTGTTATATCTACTCCAGGACAATTAACAGATCATTACAATCCTGCTGATAAAACGGTAAACTTATCGGAAGTTGTTTACCACGAACGAAATGCGGCAGCGGCGGCTGTTGCAGCGCACGAATGTGGACATGCAGTACAACATGCGGTTGGTTATAATATGTTGCAATTACGCTCGAAAATGGTTCCGATGGTAAATGTAGCATCTCGCTTAAATCAATGGATTTTGATGTTAGGATTAATCGTGATGGCTTCATCTAAAAATGCAACTTTGTTATGGATTGGTATTTTCTTATTTGCAGTAACAACCGTTTTTGCTTTTGTTACTTTACCAGTTGAATACGATGCTTCTAACCGTGCATTAGCTTGGTTAAAAGGAAACAATATGGTGATGCCAAACGAATATGAAGGTGCAAAAGATTCATTAAAATGGGCTGCAAGAACTTATGTAGTCGCAGCGATTGGTTCGTTAGCTCAACTACTTTATTTTGTCATGATGGCAATGGGCGGACGACGAGATTAAAACTTGATTATTATAGAATTAAAAAATCCTTTCAAAAATTTTTGAAAGGATTTTTTAATTGTTTTTTTATTTACTTTTTATCGTATAATTTATTGTATAAATCTTGATATTTAGCTAGCACATTTTTACGTTTCAATTTTAATGTTGGCGTTAATAATCCATCATCAATTGTCCATTCATCAGGTGTTAATTCGAACTTTTTGATTTGTTCCCAATGTCCCAAACCTTTATTCATTTTTTCAATTTCTCGACCAATAACATCTAAAATTGCAGGTTCTTTAATCAAATCTGCATTCGTTGCAGGTTCAGCAATTCCTTTGATACGTAAATAATCTTTCAACACTTGGAAATTAGGTTGAATAATCGCACAAGGCATTTTCTCTCCTTCTCCAACAACCATTACTTGCTCGATAAAACGAGATTGTTTGAATTTATTTTCGATAATTTGCGGCGCGATATATTTACCTCCAGAAGTTTTGAACATCTCTTTTTTACGATCAGTAATTTTAAGTAAACCTCTTTCAAGAACTCCAATATCACCCGTTTTGAAATAACCATCTGGCGTAAATGCTTCAGCAGTTTTTTCAGGATCTTTGTAGTAACCTTGTGTAACGTTAGGACCTTTGACTAAAATCTCTCCGTCTTCTGCAATTTTAACCTCTATTCCTTTTAGTGGAGCACCAACAGTTCCAATTCCGAAACCGTCTTTCTTCATACAATTCACCGAAATTACTGGAGAAGTTTCCGTCAAACCATAACCTTCTAAAATAGGAATTCCAGCACCCCAGAAAATATGATTCAAACGTGCTGCTAAAGGCGCAGAACCCGAAACCATACATACTAAATTACCACCAACACCTTCTTTCCATTTACTGAAAACCAAACTTTTTGCGATAGAATGTTTCAACCCAAATAATCCACCTTTTGGATTGTAAGGATCGTAATCTTCAACAAGGCTTAAAGCCCACATAAAAATTTTCGTTTTAAGACCTCCTGCAGAAGCACCTGTATTGTAAATTTTATCATAAACTTTTTCTACTAATCGTG of Empedobacter falsenii contains these proteins:
- a CDS encoding GNAT family N-acetyltransferase; its protein translation is MSIRIKEVQSKHDLEAFIKFPMNLYKDNQYYVPPFINEEKETLDVSKNPVFKDAEARYFLAEKEGKIVGRVAAIINWQEVNNQQKRKMRFGWFDMIDDIDVTKALLAKVAEIGKENQLEYIEGPVGFSNLEKAGLLTFGFDKLATMVGLYNFPYYAQHLESLGFETANEWVEYELSAPTELPEKVIKFNKIIRERYKLRELKFTKTSEIIPYVDEMFDLLDKTYSELDTYVPIADYQIEYYKKKYIPFINPDFVNCIVDEDGKMVSFAITMPSYSKAMQKAKGKIFPFGWWHLMRASKNNDSAQFYLIGIDPKFQGKGVTALIFNAMFDTFRNNGIKFLETNPELADNESIQVLWKAYDPVNHKRRKTFKKSIQ
- a CDS encoding MBL fold metallo-hydrolase; its protein translation is MKKYLLSIGFGISMIASAQNIQIVPLGVYGGSNESNLSSYLIGEETTNSYLALDAGTILSGINKAIEKGTFEEQNSKILKNYIKGYFISHGHLDHLSGMIINSPEDANKPIYGISETISVLKNKYFTNDAWANFANEGESPILNKYYYKYAEIGTPFTIEGTNFTGTIYELSHVNPLKSSAILVENGSNAVLYFGDTGADRIEKTKNLATIWKAIAPKIKSGKLKTMMLEVSFPNSQPEKLLFGHLTPKLMNEELGELAKEVGKSKLKGFTIIVTHIKPKDDYEQKIKDELLKDNPYNINYIFPQQGERIILK
- a CDS encoding purine-nucleoside phosphorylase; translation: MLDRINEAVKYINNLLPDQPEFVIVLGSGLGKLEDEVENKVVISYKDIPNFPQVTVEGHKGHLVYGTILGKKVLMMAGRFHYYEGYSMEEVTFPMRVFNGLGIKKVVLSNASGGVNPSFSVGDICLVKDHINMMPEHPLRGKNIDELGPRFVDMSKAYDREMLNEAAEFAKANDILVHQGVYVGLQGPTFETPSEYGLVRFIGGDCVGMSTVPEVIVARHMDMRVFCLSIITDLGGPEISFDVSHEDVLNAANTAMPNVIRVVKSVIENC
- a CDS encoding AMP-dependent synthetase/ligase, whose amino-acid sequence is MEIKRLFDFPQNQLENNPREDALVSKVNGTWVKTSTQEYVGKANAFSRGLLQLGIKPQDKIAIVTSTNRTEWNICDIGIQQVGAISVPLYPTLSEDDFDYILNNAECKFIIVSDKGLYDTVVAVKDKVSTLVGIYSFDEIAGVPNYKEILDLGEDNSTQHEVDSIKEMIKPSDMATLIYTSGTTGRPKGVVLTHENIVSDVLMSVDRIPDFPNHAIALSFLPINHVFERMLIYLYQHLSIGIWYAESIDKLGDNMKEVKPHVMTVVPRLVEKVYDKIYNTGASAGGLKTKIFMWALSLVEDYDPYNPKGGLFGLKHSIAKSLVFSKWKEGVGGNLVCMVSGSAPLAARLNHIFWGAGIPILEGYGLTETSPVISVNCMKKDGFGIGTVGAPLKGIEVKIAEDGEILVKGPNVTQGYYKDPEKTAEAFTPDGYFKTGDIGVLERGLLKITDRKKEMFKTSGGKYIAPQIIENKFKQSRFIEQVMVVGEGEKMPCAIIQPNFQVLKDYLRIKGIAEPATNADLIKEPAILDVIGREIEKMNKGLGHWEQIKKFELTPDEWTIDDGLLTPTLKLKRKNVLAKYQDLYNKLYDKK
- a CDS encoding DUF4230 domain-containing protein codes for the protein MNNLKKIILVVVAFIFGVMITYFIMDKFKSESYTEQSHVIAYQIERMNKMIVAEQTYSDLYNHTSKKSLPGLTDIFSADKKVTLLVKAKAQATYDLKKMDIELDSVNKKIIIKSIPPVEIQVYPDVSFYDMDQSVFNKFSKDDLNGIKKRAVEHVEKTVDQTKLKQEAHQQLIQNLGDLYFLAKTYGWKIEDKTSYANELNKLYD
- a CDS encoding M14 family zinc carboxypeptidase; translation: MFDIHQLEKEYSTFRQEGFDSKWLNFEALNHYFSLKSIQKEQIGTSFLGNEIYKLSFGTGEKRLLIWSQMHGNESSGTRAMFDVINFFEQKSELSQTILSQLTIDFIPMLNPDGANVNTRRNAVGIDINRDFLAKESTEIHVLLNQVEKGNYQTLFNLHDQRTIFNVGQSAKPATLSFLAPSYNVEEDVNEVREKTMGIIQAMNTELQKVISGHVGRYTSEFYPMSTGDNFTKMGYPCVLFEAGHFPNDYQRDTTRKYNALAILAGLNALATQENFPFDEYLSIPQNGQKYLDVVIHNVQIQNGENSSVVDLGIYFEEEYNEENNSVEQIAKIIEIGDLRKFIGHLEIDAEKQVYKGTTKNYPLLNQLATFEIGSIKVENGQIIS
- a CDS encoding zinc metallopeptidase, whose translation is MTGYYIIIGLFMLISWFVSNRLQSKFKYYSKVHLANGMSGKEIAEKMLSDNNIHDVRVISTPGQLTDHYNPADKTVNLSEVVYHERNAAAAAVAAHECGHAVQHAVGYNMLQLRSKMVPMVNVASRLNQWILMLGLIVMASSKNATLLWIGIFLFAVTTVFAFVTLPVEYDASNRALAWLKGNNMVMPNEYEGAKDSLKWAARTYVVAAIGSLAQLLYFVMMAMGGRRD
- the lpxK gene encoding tetraacyldisaccharide 4'-kinase; amino-acid sequence: MNWRRFLLPFSGLYWIGTSVRNLFYNIGMMRSSSFKIPIINVGNLSVGGTGKSPHIMYLIDLLKDEKLIATLSRGYGRKTKGFLIANYSSKVYDIGDEPMQFFQRFKNRILIAVCEDRAFGAQKLIDHYNAEAILLDDAYQHRGIKAGFNILLTDYNNPYYKDFLLPAGDLRESRSGVRRADIVIVTKCPDRISEEKHKEISKKIKLRSHQQLFFSKIVYDNKLIGKLDNVDKSTWKNLNVILVTGIAKTDGLVKFAEENFANVLHLEYPDHHNFSQSEIEYIYKRYEDTEGRKRFDKIIMTTEKDYMRLMEESMIKDDLYYIPISIDINDKEKFNQTILEYVGQN
- a CDS encoding TlpA family protein disulfide reductase, which gives rise to MKKILAIALVAMLGFSTQSFAQNKVLNRTITAENGKKMLTGEFNRKALEEDDFKDWYHHEYDTYEVEKSKLKSLKDLRNYRLEVFMGTWCSDSRRELPRLYKILDDIKFPQNRLKVIGVNYQKKSFNGEEINKNITHVPTIIVYNNKKEEVGRIVESPVSGYLEEDLAQIVNGTPLTPNYANE